The genomic interval ACAGGAAGAAATCAACACTCCTCGATTCACAAATGCCCCGAGGAAACAGCAGCTCAGCTATAACAGGTCTCCAAGTGCTACTGCTGGCAGCGTTACTTGGCAGTCACCTtcatcctgcagctctgggtcactgggaagcagctgcagtgctctggcCGGGGTTGAGCCCGCAGCATCCCACACCCTCTGCTCTGCGGCTGCGCTGCCACTCACCACAGCAGGAACTCAGGAGAGTAGTCGAAGCGGAACATGTTGTCATCATCTTCCACGTAGTTCTCATTCAGCAGCGTGTACAGCTCCTTCAGCTGGAGGAGAGATCAAGCAGGTCAAGCGAGTTATTCAACCAGCACTGTTCACCTGCTGAAGCCAGCAGCCCTGAACCAGGATCCAGAACACTTCTGGTGTGGCTTCAGCACTCCAAAAATCACTTCCAGACGTCAAAGCACTGAACCATGCGATGGGGACTCACACACTGAGCTGCCCCTACTCACCACGCCTCTGTCTCCAAGGTCCAGCGCGTCCCAGGTGAAGCCCTGGGGCAAAGTGTATGGCTCCTGGCGGATGTTGTCCTTGTCTGGTTCAACGGGGCCGTGGGTGTTCACCACCTCTCCTGCCAAAGAGAGCAGGGAACTATGAAAATcacctccatccccacagcacCTGCTCTGGGCTCTCAGCACCTCAGCCCTCATGCAGGCAAAGACAGCATGGCTGTCAAAAGATGCACACCCCAGTGCTGAGGAATTGCCTTCAAATGGCACTGAAAAAGTTTCCAGGCAATGAGGAGGCAAACAAAGCCCACAGCAAGAACTGTCCCCACCTCCGCTTCTGGAAGTGCTCATCCATGTAACACTGCATGCCTAAAACACTGAGATGGACAGTGGGGCAGTCAGCCAGAGCACAGTCAGCAGTTTGGTGCACTGTGGCTGTTTGGTGCCTCTCCTTCCCCACCCCTTTCATGCTGTACCTCCCAACTAATGGGGTTTATGGGCACAGAGGCGATGTTTGCCACGTCAGGATCCTCTGGTGAAAGGGGCAAACACAAACCAGGCTTTGCTGCCTCGGTAACCCCGTGCCTTTGGTATTCCACAATGATTTCCCAGCACAAGCACAAAGAGGGACCAAAGCTGGGTATCACTTCCAGCAAACAGCCCTTTGAGACCAAACAAAGCCTCGGACGGGTGCTGACAGCATGAAAAGGGAATCACACGCAGCGTTTGCAGCAAGAAGTGTTGGGAACTGCCTTGTGAAGATTGTGCAGACAATCTGCAGCCACAACAACTTCAGATGAACCTACATACTATGCTCCCATCTCCTGTGAGGGCTTCTTGGGACAGCCTGGGGGCTCCGGGCCACGTACCGAGCTTGGGCACTGGCTGCGTGTCCCAGAACTGGTAGCTGCGCTTGCTGGCCTCCTCCATGGTTTTGGCAGGGCCCTGGCCTACAGAGAAGAGCTCAATGGCTTTCTGAATCTCCTGGATCCTCTCAGCGGGCAAAGAGTTGACctggggcaaaaaaaaagatgaaatgagGATGCTGAGCTTGTAGGTCTGTGTTTCAGCTCCTCGTGAGGAGTGCTGGGGGGTACCAATGGGGTAGGGACAAACCCTGCACCTCCCATGCTCCTTCCCAAGGCTCTCATTGCTAGTCCAGGGCAAAGCCAAGAGGGGCAGACAGCCCCTGCTGCTGTTCTTAtgttaattaaacaaaaatcaacacCAGGGAATGTTGTCCAAGTGTAGGAAAATGGGTTTGTTGTGCTGGCAGCCAGGCATGGTGGCACAGAGCGGCCGTTCCCTGCCATCCCCGCTCTGATTTCGGGAAGAGCAGCTGAGAGGCGCCAGTCTGAGCCTTTCAGTGGAGCTGGCTTTGATACCCAGCAACGGGCTGCATTCACCCTGCAGCAACACCTCCCACAGCAGTGGGAATTCCCATGCACTGAGCCAGGAAATCACTCTGAACATGAAGGCTTTCGAGCAGCCAAGTGCCTGAATACAACAGCAGGCAGTGTCAGCACCGGGGTAATTTTGACTGCCCTGAAAGGTTTGAGATGTTCACCTTCATTGGCTGGTCCTGAGCCTGGTCGGGCTGatctcctcctttttctttcttccgttttggtttctttttcttctttttggctCCGCTGTCATTCACTGGACTCAAGCCACTAGGgaacaaaagaaacatcatTGCAGTTTTTGGGCtggtttgtttttggtgttgtttttttttttgaggacaCTTACACAGTCTCTGAAACACcctaaggaaaataaaagctccCTGTTCCAAGCCCTGGCCTCACagtccccttccttcccctgtcCTCCAGCTGAGGACCATGCATTGGTTGAGGTTGGAGGCACTTCTGGATGCACTGGGGCCATCTGAGCTGGTGGCCAGGACCAAGGGCTGCCTGCCTCCATGGCTAGAGGCTCCAGCAGCTTCCACACCAGGAGAAACCCCATTGCCAAAGCCAAGAGGTCTCTGTGTGTGTGGATACGTCTTCGGTCCATGGACCCACACAGCATCTCTCCACTCCAAACTCCTGCTAACAAGTTCAGCCCAAGCGGAATTATTTTACCAACAGgtagaagaggggaaaaaaacctccCTGATTTATGAGTGAAGATGTCGTGAGCAGGAAGAAATCAGAGCTGAGTGTTCCACTTCAGCAGATTTCAGCTGGGGAATGAATGCAGCCCATCAGGCAAAGCACAGAGGAAATGTAATGCAGAGAATGGGAGCTACGCCGGAGTCCTTGGGACTCACAGCCGTGCTTGGAGGGATTTTCAATTTTAAACCCACTTAGCAAAGCAAATACCAACGGTTAGaggtattttctattttaaagtcCATTTAGCAAAACAAATAGCGTGTACAATCCCCTCCAACTCCCCAAATTAACCCCCGTGCCCTGCACGAATTGCAAACATCCCCAATCGCAGTGCACggggctgctctccatcccATCTGTCAGTGAACAGACAGCTCTGCCTCGAGCCCACAGCTCTCCCAGATGTGCTCACagcctttttcctctcctatcTCGTCAACCCAAGAGCTGCTCTGACAGATAACATGGGTGGAGAAAGGCACACCAGCTGCGCTACCAGACCTATCTGGGTACTTCGGGACATGGGCTACTGGCATAGCAGGGACGAGTTGGGTGGAGcttggtgatcttggaggtcttctccaaccttaatgattcttgAAAGAGATGTTAAGGCACAAGATGAGGTGACGggaagcagccagcagggcatCACCAGCCCATGGTGAGGGGAGGTGGAGCTGCATGAGCTTTAAGGTCCCATCAAACCAAAACCTTTTTGTGATTCCAACTCCTCAAACACCTCCATGCTTAGAAatcagagaggtggtggatgaggagctgtgtcTGTTCCACATTTAGATGCTGGAAAATCCTCCTGACAAACTAATTGTGTGGCTAATTGGGTGCAGGTAATCTCATTAGGCTGTGGGGGCGGGCAGATGGCGGGACATCATCACTGTGATGTGTTCTGCAGCAAACCAGAAACAGCAACGAAACACCGCTTCCACACAAAGGAAATGAGAATAAACATGAAAGTGTGAAAAGTTTCTCTGTTGGAAAATGAACTCTGTGCTTCACCACAGAGCCACTTCCCAGCGCTGACACAGAACCAGGGCGGGGGATGTCAATTCCTCCTTCCTGTCcttaaaaggaaaggaagtgcTGCTATCGCTCAGTAATAGTGCTGAGTTCCTACAGCCTAGAGCCAAGAGCTGATGGCTCCAAGCACAAACTGGGCACTGGCAGAGGGACAGCCCCAGGCACAGCTCCCAAAAACCGCacaaagctctgtgctggggacagCACTCACCTCGTGCCcttgcagatgtggcactgggggacatggttagtggacATTGGGATGGGTTGAAGTgtgactggatgatcttagaggtcttatCCAACCTTAATGTTCTATGAGTGGAGTTCATGGAGCGGATGGAtctggtggggatgggttggggttggactggatgatcttagaggacTCCTCCAAATTTAATGACTATGTGACTTGCTCAACGGCACCCAACCCTTCCTAACCCAGCTCACTCATCAGCCACCATTCATCTGAACAGCTGTACTGGGAAATCATGCCGAGAAAGCACAGTAGCAGTGATTAAATGCCATGTCTGCTCTCTGCTTGGTCCTGGTTCCTGCAAACCTAATCATgtaagagcagaggaaaagagaaaccttTCCAAGCATGGCTAAACCCATTAAAAGGAAACATGATGCCACACCCAGGAggcaaataaaatagaaatgcaCATCTATGCTGCTGTAAAACAGCTTCTGTAGTATGTCTTGCATGACCTTTTATTACCAGACAGGCAAGATCACTGCTGATGGGAAGAGAAAGGCCGTTCCTAGGATGCAGGTGGGAGCCTGGTGAGGCTGGGATGTGCCAGGCAGAGGCACAAAACCTCAGTGCGAATGGTGTGGGATCACTGCTAGTGTCTGTGTCATCGCTTCACACCTCGTGTCCCCAGCACTGCGCTGATGGGTGCCAAGCAGGTGGCACTGGGTGACACGGCGATGCTGTAGGAGCCAgcgggggctgcaggcaggaggatgGCACAAACCAAAGCACCCAGAATTCGGCATAAAACTGCAAGAATCCCCGAGGTCTCCGCCCCCCGCCTCCATCCACGCCACGATCGGGCCCGACCCCGCAGCTTCAGCACACGCTCTCACACATAGGAGTGAATGGAAGCTAAACGGCCCGCCCCCAGGCCGACCGACAAACGGCTCGTCCAATCGCAACGCGCGATGTTATCTGCCGGCCAATCAACGCGCGCCAGGGGCGGGGCGGCGCTGACTTCCCGGCCGCTGCCCACCTCCATGggccccgcggccgcccccgcGCCGCGCTCACCCCCGCTTCGAGCCGCGCTCCGCTTCGTTCTCGCAGTCGCTGCAGTGCTCGTGGTCGTTCTCCTCCGCCGACGGCCGCTGAGGCCTCGCCAGCGGCCGCCTCACTGCTGTCTCACTGTCGTCCGCCATCTTGAAACGGGGCCTCGGCGGCTGCCGCACCCCCACAACAAAGCGCGCTGTGATTGGGTAGCGCGCCGCCGGGCATGCCGGGAGCGGTAGTCCGCGCGGGTAGGCGTGGGCCGGACTGGGCGTGGGCGGGAACTACAACTCCCGTCAGCCTTTGCCGCCCCCCCACCCGTTTCCTGCCCGAGGGGGTCGGACCGATCCTAATGCAGGTGGCGCTGATTGGCTGAGAGCGGCACTCTCAGTTCCTCCCACCCAATCGGCGTGCGCTACACTGCGTGGTGCGCGAAGCCGGCAGCGGGTGAGTGCGTAGGGGGCGAGGCTGCGGGTCCGGCTCGGCCCGGCTGAGGGGCTGCGGTTGGGGGTGTGGCTGCGGATTTCCACGCTGAgatcatgatttattttttttacttttttctcttttaatttcattttttttcattgccgAGCCCCCGGCGCTGGGCTCGGAGTGAAGTTGGTGCACTTTGGCCTTCAGTCACGGCTCCTTGGGATGTGGGCCGTTAGGCCTCTCTGTTCTGTGTGGTAAAATCATTGAATTcaccactttattttttttttttctcttctggttttggctttcctcttgtttgtttgtttaattagGGCAGACCAACACCGCCCCAAACTGCTCTGTTCTGGGGGAAAAGCAGCATCTGGCTCCTGCAGGAAGGGATGATCAGCCCCTGTGTACAAATCAAATCGTTAAACATTCACACCTCACAGCACGTTGATACCTCGCACCACGGGTCTCGTCTGGTCCCTGTGGCTGTACAAATGCTTACAAACTCCATTGGGCTGCATTTTGGATGCCAGCCTTTCACACCGCTCCTTTACCCCTCAGTAATTCCTGCAGCTGTCAGCTCACAGAGGTCTGTAATGGAGGGACAGAAATAGGTTTGTTGGGAGCACATAACAGAGGGACAGAAATAGATTCATTGGGATCACGTAACAGGACAGAAATAGGTTTGTTGGGACCAGGTCCCAGCTGGGGCCACAGCTTAGGGTTACTGCGCTTAGAAACGCTGTATTTACTTTACATGGGCAGGAGAGTTTTATGTTTCTAAACAGGAAAAGAGTTTCCTCCCCACAAAGCTGGGTACTGATGGCCTGAGCCACTTCCTCGCCCccacaccagcactgctcacatCACAGGGTGTAGAACATGTAGAACATCCAGGGCCGGATCCAAACCTGCTCTGAAGGTGAGGGGGGCATAGGAGGAGGGAATGCCCCATGGGGGTCAGGTGCTCACTTGGCAACAAAGCTCAGGATTTACTTCAGCCTCTTGGAGATCACTGATGTTTGTTGTGGCTGCCCTCTCTGAATTCCCCCTTCTTGCTGGAGTTAACCCCATCTGTTTGccaagaggaagggaagagcgCACATGGTGCTGTTGTGGGCTCTGTGTACTCTCAGCAGCCACAGAGTGAAGTTGCTGGCAGGTGCTGATGGCTTTCCTCTCTTTGCTCTAACTCCCATTTCCTCCCTCTGCCAAactgccttcagctgctgctgagcacatcCAGCCCTCTCTGGATCCCATTTGTAGGACTGAGTCGTGACGCAGGTGTCTTTTTCTAGCAAAGAGGAAGCATTGAAATCACACAGATCGTCAGGGTTTGGGGCAGGTGCCTCTCCAGGAGAGGCTGAGCTTCCCCTGGTCTGGCtaggaggaggatgaggagtgGCCAAGAGCAGCCCACCAGTCCGGGGATGTGGTTACTAAGGGGATGGAGCCGCTCACAGCCGATTTGGCAAAGGGCTGAACCGGCCCCTGGGCTATCagcaggcacagggctgtgtgtcTGATGCCTGTTTGTGAGCTGACAGCCAGGAGCTCACTGCTCAGAGCCGTGATTTCTTGCATCCATCGTGCTGTCCATGCGGTGCGTGCTGCCGATGACAGTGCTGGCTTCCAGGTAGTGCAGAGATGTGATTTACTTGCAGTCTCCCATGGTCTGCGTCCCGATTATGTCAGAGGTAGCTTGTCTCCTCTTGCTCCCCATCTGTTGAGATCAAGCAGGGCTCACTATCTGTCCTCGTGGGCTGAAGTGCTGAGTGAGTTCTTCCCGTTGTCACAGATCCTGTGTCACCCTGCCAGAAGCGTTGGGTGCCCTCTGATTTGGGACGCTGTAGGTGAGGCACAGCCAGAATCCCCATGCTCTGGGGAAGCCTTGTTTAACCTGGCTCTGTTCTTCAGCGTGGGCACCCAGCTCAGAGGGGTGCCAAGACTCTAATAATGTCTCAGTGACTCCCTGAAAATGTATGACTGGGCTCTGAATGGAGTTGCTTGTTTGGTATAAATATTTGATGAACAAAACAGCCGCGTCCTGGCGCGTTTTCAGCTCTCTCTTTCTATTTCAGAGCGCAATGTTCCTGGTCGGGCTCTCGGGTGGAATCGCGTCGGGGAAGAGCACGGTGGTGGCCGTGCTCCGGGAACTGGGCTGTGCCGTGATTGATGCTGATGTTATTGCCAGAGAGGGTTCGTTCTGCATTGCTGATCTTTCTCCCCGATGTTCCCCTGACAACTGGGATTGATGTGCAGTGACGCGCAGACGGCAGAGGGTGCTCTGGGTACATTAGATCTGCTTCCCTCCCATTCCCCCAGCCGATGGGGATGTGTGGAGCAGCTGTCTCAGGGGATTGGAACTAAGatatatttctaataaaaaaaaaaaaaaagaaaagaaaaataatgtccTAATAACAAATGCCAGGGGAGATCTTATCCTGAGTTTCCCTCTCCAGGAGTGCAATGCAGTCAGTGCTTTCCGGCTTTGAAAGTGAGCTCTTggcaaaagaaatgcatttctccTTACACTGGGTTCCGTGGGCTGATCCGACCTCCTGAGCCCCAGGACCTCACCGTGTAACTCAGTTATGCTGGGTGGTATCACTGAGCTGAAAGAATTCCCCTGGTGCTGGCTGTGAATACAGAGAAATCCATCCACAAAATCATTTGTGCCTTAAtgtgctcaaaaaaaaaaaaaaaaaaaaaaaaaaaaaaaaaaaaagaggcgTGAAGATCTCAGCTCAGAGGGAATTcaggctgtgctcctgcacGTCTGCACCTTGCTGCTTAGAAACCCCGgcgctggggctgagcagcggTGCAGGCTGTGTCATTTTAAAGCACTTCTGTTTGTGGAAGATCTTACCATGTAGCCACTCAAAGCTGCGATGCCCTCATGTTTTATTGCACTGTAATTCCCCTGGAGGCGCTGGAAATTTgctggaggtgctcagagcccttgGAGGCCGTAGGAAAGCGCTACGGATGCTTGATGTCGGTTTTCTACCAATCGCTTCGTTTTCCTCCAATTccttttttatgtgtgtgtgctcaCGTATGGATCTGCCCCACCCTGCAACGGCCTCGCCGTGAAATTCCGATGGAGAAAGAAATTGGCCTTAAAGACTTTTATTAGGTTGGCCCATGGTTACAACCTGTGGCAACGTTCCTGgatttctgagaggaaattaCATCTGGTTTGCCACTCTCTGTGGCCAGCCTCAGCTTGatcttaattacatttttattatttcatccTTTCTGTCGGTGATTTTGATGCCCGTTTAACATCAGAGTCCCCCCCAAATACCTGCTGGGAATCGATCTCTGAGGCGCTCGCTGCATTCGTTCTCACTAAGAATTTGGTGGCTGAGgctaaaagcagcaaaacaccTTTGTGACAGCCAGAGCCGGCAGTGCAGCACGTCCGAGGCGGTCGTGGCGCTGAATTAATGTCCCCAAAGCGCTTCGATCCCCAGGCGTCAGCCCTCGGAGGGACCTTGGGCTGAGAGTTTGCGGAGCGCTGCCTGCAGCGCCGGTGCCAGCTGTCTGCCGGTGCGTGCTGGCGGGCAGATGCGCTCTCAAGCTCTGTTGTTTAATGAGCAAACCTCATTTGAGGCCGATCGCTGATGCAAAAGCTGCCTGTGCCGTGCGGTTGTCTCTGACCTCCGGCTGTTTAATGTTATCAGTGGTGCAGCCCCGCCTGAAGGCCTATCGGCAGATCGTGCATTGCTTCGGCCCCGAGATCCTCCTGGAGAGCGGAGAGATCAACCGTGAGGCACTGGGAAACATCATCTTCTCCCACCCCGAGAAACGGCGGCTGCTGAACGCCATCACCCACCCCGAGATCCAGAAGGAGATGCTGAAGCAAGTCTTGAAGTACTTTGTGCTAGGTAAGGGCGGcggggctgctggctgtgcccatGTCAACGTGGAGAAAGGGGCAGGGAAGGGGAGCGGAGCTGAGTGGCCGCCTTTGTGCTCCGCCGCTGGTGGCCTTTAGCTTCAGTGTTCCGAGTTTTCGTCGCTGCCCTTCCTGCCTTTCACCGCTGCCCTTCGCATTCTTCTTGTATGGTTTACAGTACATCTGCAGGGCCTGAGAAAGGCATTGTGAGGCCTCTTTGGAGATTGCTCTTTGGATAATGTCATACCTTCTGAAATGGCCAAATATTATTCCCCGCTCCCAGCCTCCCTGGGCTTCGATGAAAGCTGCAGAGCACTTTTAGTCTCGATAAGGTGAGAAATGGGCtgacagctgtgctttccaaagTCCCGCTTTTCCCCCTGATAAATATAACAAATGCAGCTGTCAGACTTGGTCTAATCAAATGCCAGATAAGATCACCAGCTGTTTTGGAGGTCTCCGTGTAGACAGAAGGATGTCTTAATAGAGTCAGTCTGGTTTTGTGGAGCTTATCAAAGCTGAGCTGCTTGACAGCTGAATAGGGCTGCACAGGGACCCCAAGATTTGGGGTGGAAGGAGCAGAAGGCAAGGGAAACAACgggcaggagagctgggagCCAAAACACTCCGAGTTCTGAACCCAGGCTGCAAACTCAGAAGGAAGGCCCTGTCCTGCCCCTTGGCGAGAGTGCAGTGTGTGTTCAGCAGGCTGCTTTGTCCTCATTAGTCAGGTTTTAATGATTTGGGATAGCTGGATGCTGTCTCCGAGGATTGCTCTGTAAGGAAGGCTCTATTGATCAAGCCATAGGGCAGCAAGAAGCATCTCTAGACAGAGATGCTGGTAAAATGGTGGTTTGCTGGGGGATTGTGCCTTTGTCCAGGCTTTTGTTGCCATGGCCTGGTTGGATGGGGAGCACTGGCTTTGTTTATAAAccagcagagctgtctgcaAGGATCTCCTTGCTCTCTTTGGGGAAAGTGAAACTGCTCAGCTAAAGCTTtccaaaagggaagaaaactaAGCTGGAAAATGAGCTGGGAAACATCGGCTTAGCTGactgcagcctggcagagccTCGGACagctgaaagagagaagagcaaaTTCTGCTGTGGGCGCTGCTCCCCTGGAGAGGCTGGCGACGACGTGTgactgctgctcctgccagcactgcactgccGCTTCCATTTGAGCTTCTTGTTTCATCTCCTCATTATATTTCTGCAGCTTCACCTTTGGTCTGAGATCATCCAGGTTAGGGTTTcggttggttttgtttttttttcttctttcccctgcAGAAACTTGgactgaaaccatttcctctgtCTGAAAGGAGGGGGGCTGCTGTTCTCTCAGAGCAGCTGCGCTCACGGAGAGTTTTGCCGGAGCAGCTGCAGCGCACGTGTGAGGCTGTTGGGAATCCGTGTAACGCCGACCCTTTTGGGGGTGTTGTCGTTCCTGCAGGCTACCGCTATGTGATCCTCGACATCCCTCTGCTCTTCGAGACCCAGAGGTTGACCAAGTTCATGAAGCACACCGTCCTGGTTTATTGGTAAGCGCCACACAAGCCGCGAGCACTGGGCCACCTCCCCGTCCCTCCGCGCCCAACTCAGCGCCGCCTCTGCCCCGCAGCGACCCGCAGACCCAGCTGGCACGGCTGAGGAAGAGGAGCGGGCTGTCCCAGGCCGAGGCCGAAGCACGCATCGCCTCGCAGCTGCCGCTGGATGAGAAGCGCCGCCTGGCCGCTCACGTCATCGACAACTCCGGCGACCGCGAGAGCACGCGCCAGCAGGTGCTGCGGCTGCACGCGAGGCTGGAGGATTCCCTGGACTTCCTGTGGGCACGGCTGGCGGTGGGGACGGCCGTGGCTGCGCTCGGAGGGCTGCTGTACCTCCTCCTCCAACGTTTCATCTCTTAATTCAcctttttagggtttttttttttttctttttatttttttttttcccctcagttgTTTTCTGAAGGCCTGGATTTCCAGGTTTGAAAAGGGCACTGAAAGGCCACCTGTTTTAATGAGCTTTGCCAGCTGAATGCAGACGGTGGGGTGAGGTTTTCTCCTGCTGACTTCCCAAGGTGAATGTGAGTTTTCTTCCAGCACCGTCTCACATCTCTGTTCTTTAACTTTCTGCTCAGGGGCTGGTGCCCATCTGTGGGTGAGACGGCTCCCATGGAGGGGATGAGGCCCTTCTTAGCCCCACGGAGATCTGAATGGTGGCATTCCAACCTGTGGTGAATCCAGGCACCTCAGCCTCTTCCATGGCAATCTCTTTATGGGGGGAATAGGTGGGCTCTCAGATCTGGTTCCTGCTGCTAACTGTCCCCAGGTTGATCCCCTGGGATTAGATATGAGATTTCCCCTTCTTTCACTTTAAACCTGTGGTTGGGAACCAGCAGCACGTCATTCCCCAGGGCTGGGTGTACAGCTGGCTGCTCGCATCCCCTCTGCCCCATGTTTCTGCAGCCTAAACAACCCCGTGAGCACTACCTCCCAAGGGGGGATGATGCTGAGGGCCTGATGCACCCCCAGAGGGGCTGAGACCCGGGAGCTGCCCCTTGGGAAGGCACTACTGGAGAGGATGAGCCTGGGCGAGGCGGGTGCTGGCTCTTGGCGTTTGGTTTAATAAAGCACTAACCAGCAGACAGGTCCCCGTGGCTCTGAGATTTCCGGGCTGCAGCGCTGCTCTTTTCCTGGCCTTCTCCCAGGCTGTTCCTATGCTGGGGCACGGCTGCGCTCTGTAAAGTTCATTGTGTGCAAGCAAAGCTTACGAGCACGCTGATGTGTTCCCGATGCAGAGCCTGGTTCTGGtcccaggagctctgcagcctcGGTTCCTGCAGGGCCGTGGCTCAGCCC from Lagopus muta isolate bLagMut1 chromosome 25, bLagMut1 primary, whole genome shotgun sequence carries:
- the DCAKD gene encoding dephospho-CoA kinase domain-containing protein, whose translation is MFLVGLSGGIASGKSTVVAVLRELGCAVIDADVIAREVVQPRLKAYRQIVHCFGPEILLESGEINREALGNIIFSHPEKRRLLNAITHPEIQKEMLKQVLKYFVLGYRYVILDIPLLFETQRLTKFMKHTVLVYCDPQTQLARLRKRSGLSQAEAEARIASQLPLDEKRRLAAHVIDNSGDRESTRQQVLRLHARLEDSLDFLWARLAVGTAVAALGGLLYLLLQRFIS